AGTACCACCACTACCCGGTGAGAATCCATCCATTTTTACAAGCATTCCCCCCGCTCCGTATTTCGACATTCCGGTTTCTTTGTCCATGGGGAAGAACCACATATCCATTTCAACTTCGGGCGTTGGATTCGGCATGTTTTCAAGCTTCGTTTCAAAAACAGCTTCATAGAACGCTTTGGCGCGCTCCATGTCTGCGACGTAGATTTCAAAGTGAACAACGG
Above is a window of Pseudocalidococcus azoricus BACA0444 DNA encoding:
- a CDS encoding VOC family protein encodes the protein MQSNPVVHFEIYVADMERAKAFYEAVFETKLENMPNPTPEVEMDMWFFPMDKETGMSKYGAGGMLVKMDGFSPGSGGTVVYFACEDCAVQASRAVQHGGSVAQDKTAIGEHGFCALVRDTEGNLIGLHSMK